The following proteins are co-located in the Macaca thibetana thibetana isolate TM-01 chromosome 6, ASM2454274v1, whole genome shotgun sequence genome:
- the LOC126956490 gene encoding annexin-2 receptor-like, protein MEQHFLGCVKRPWDSPEVAPEPGFPPIVSSEDRGPWPLPLYPVLGEYSLDSCDLGLLSSPCWRLPGVYWQNGLFPGVQSTLEPSTAKSPEFGWPGTQKQQEASVEEVGQGEEPDRLTLQQLSWCSPPHSWNRQQDTDVSDSGCLLEGRHPPALHLWRHPPGGFSDCLERILRVGFAAFSVLWACCLRICGAKQP, encoded by the coding sequence ATGGAGCAACATTTTCTTGGCTGTGTGAAGCGGCCTTGGGATTCCCCCGAGGTGGCGCCAGAGCCCGGGTTTCCGCCTATTGTGAGTTCAGAAGATCGTGGGCCGTGGCCCCTCCCTTTGTATCCAGTACTAGGAGAGTACTCATTGGACAGCTGTGATTTGGGACTGCTTTCCAGTCCTTGCTGGCGGCTACCGGGAGTCTACTGGCAAAACGGACTCTTTCCTGGAGTCCAGAGCACCTTGGAACCAAGTACAGCGAAGTCCCCTGAGTTCGGTTGGCCGGGGACACAGAAGCAGCAAGAGGCATCCGTGGAagaggtggggcagggagaggaacCCGACAGACTCACGCTCCAGCAGCTCTCCTGGTGCAGTCCTCCGCATTCCTGGAACAGACAGCAGGACACCGACGTCTCTGACAGCGGGTGCCTTTTGGAAGGCcgccatcctcctgccctccATCTGTGGCGCCACCCCCCGGGGGGTTTCTCAGACTGCCTGGAGCGGATTCTTCGCGTTGGTTTTGCCGCGTTCTCTGTACTCTGGGCGTGCTGCCTACGAATCTGTGGAGCTAAACAGCCTTAG
- the LOC126956492 gene encoding annexin-2 receptor-like, translated as MEQHFLGCVKRPWDSPEVAPEPGFPPIVSSEDRGPWPLPLYPVLGEYSLDSCDLGLLSSPCWRLPGVYWQNGLFPGVQSTLEPSTAKSPEFGWPGTQKQQEASVEEVGQGEEPDRLTLQQLSWCSPPHSWNRQQDTDVSDSGCLLEGRHPPALHLWRHPPGGFSDCLERILRVGFAAFSVLWACCLRICGAKQP; from the coding sequence ATGGAGCAACATTTTCTTGGCTGTGTGAAGCGGCCTTGGGATTCCCCCGAGGTGGCGCCAGAGCCCGGGTTTCCGCCTATTGTGAGTTCAGAAGATCGTGGGCCGTGGCCCCTCCCTTTGTATCCAGTACTAGGAGAGTACTCATTGGACAGCTGTGATTTGGGACTGCTTTCCAGTCCTTGCTGGCGGCTACCGGGAGTCTACTGGCAAAACGGACTCTTTCCTGGAGTCCAGAGCACCTTGGAACCAAGTACAGCGAAGTCCCCTGAGTTCGGTTGGCCGGGGACACAGAAGCAGCAAGAGGCATCCGTGGAagaggtggggcagggagaggaacCCGACAGACTCACGCTCCAGCAGCTTTCCTGGTGCAGTCCTCCGCATTCCTGGAACAGACAGCAGGACACCGACGTCTCTGACAGCGGGTGCCTTTTGGAAGGCcgccatcctcctgccctccATCTGTGGCGCCACCCCCCGGGGGGTTTCTCAGACTGCCTGGAGCGGATTCTTCGCGTTGGTTTTGCCGCGTTCTCTGTACTCTGGGCGTGCTGCCTACGAATCTGTGGAGCTAAACAGCCTTAG